GATTTTTAGctgtgtacaaaaaaaaaaaaaacattagatgAATCGGACAAACAGCCAAAACCTTTGACACGTAGCACAACACTATGACTATGGATTATGCTGGCTGCTTATGTTTCCTCTTCTTATGATCAAAAGATGCATGCAGGCATAAAATTCTCATTATATATCAGTAGCCgacccttttaaaaatgtatgtacaaaatatcTCAGTTATATCTGTTGATTAaggtatttaaataaattcttctTGTACAAGTTCGAGGCAGACATCTTCTTCCATCGGTGCAGGCAGGAAGTAAAGAGGCCTGGTCATGTGACCATTCACACTAGTCACATGACACTGATGCAATTTAGAGGAGACAAcctattctttgattttaaaacttgcattagctgtccaaagccaaaacaacacttttcgagagtgaaaattaaaagaaaaatgagcggcaacaattgttgccagTGGGACTAAACGGGTTAAGTATAACTGGTTCTATagcatcaacacatcatcatcatACTTACCTGTAGAAAGGAGTTTATTACAGCCTCGTGTAAAAccaacaataatgataataataatattaaagctAACAGCGCTCTGATATCAGAATAATATTGGTATCGCAAATATCCAAATTCAGGCGTCGGATCGGAAGTAAACAAATGTGGATTGGTGCGTCCCTACCTGTACtcaggtcattgtgtttgtgggaacatctgtattaaatggacacattctatgatcagcaataactaataaataaatgctgcatttctgacatgtGGGGGAataagcagccttggaggaggactgtgctTTGCTTTTTagtgcaaacagacaaagctgTGAAGTAGATGCAGGTGAATCAGTGCAGATATCAGCGGGTGTTTTACCGTTAGCCACTGTCCCGTTTCCTCCTTTTCCCTCTGAGCTGGATCCACTTTCTGAGCGAGTCCCAGGCCTTCTTTAGAGtaggcttttgtttttgtttcccgTTCCACCACCTTGAACCGCTCCATTTGCtgaggagagaaaacatcacACTGGTCTTGTTACCTTCCAGGTGTCCATGTGAGCGCGTCCTTTAGTTTtgctttataaacaaaaatcgacaacacaagtgagacaaaaaatgacacagaacggtaaaaatgagacacaatattacaaaaacgagacacaaaatgacaaaaaggagacacaaagagacaaaaacaagacagaaaatgataaaagaacagTCTGGTAGTCTAACAATAAAGAGTGGTACCGTTTCTATGAGTTTGCGGTTCTCGACTAGCTGCCGTTTGTCTTTGATCTCGTTGGAGGCGACCCATGTTTTTATCTGATCTCTCAACCGCTGGGAAAAGAAACACGGTAAAACATCAGAACACACCGAACACTTCCAACACTCAACACGTGTGTCTGTTAAACCACCTCACCTGTagttttttaatctctttcttGAGGTCAGCCTCATATTTTTCCTTCTGGTTTGCATTTGCTGCATTATGGAGCTGAAATGGAGACGGATCAGTTATTAGAACACAATAccgaacaaacacacaacccaAAGTGTCACTGCATATTTTTAACACCACAATTTCTGCTTCTAGCTGCACGCATcactgcaaatacacaaaactagacCCTAAATGTCTCCACAGTGACAGAAATCTGgtcaacaataataataaaaatagtccaaaatgaccagaacTTTTCTAAACGTcctaaaatgtgtctaaattgTGTCGGAAATGAGgtgaaatccatccaaaatgacttaaatttatccaaaattgatccaaaatgacagaaacaagtcTAAAACGACTCAAACGTgtccaaaataaagtcaaattgtCTCCTCAATGACTGCAATGTtctcagaatgactcaaaatgaatctaaaatgacataaatcctgtcaaaaacatttttctaaatgtccaAAACTTCTCCAAAACTCCAAAAACGTATGAAAAATGAGGTGAAATCAGACGAGTGCAGCGTCAGATCTGACATCCAAAGATCAAACTATTCTGGACGTCTTTACTGGAGGAAGCTGATGAAGAAAAACCAAACGCTTGTTCTCTCACCTTCTGCCAGATGTCTTCAAACTGTTCTACACCTTCGGCTACTTTTTTCAAACATCTGTCGATCTcacctgcagagaaaacaaacgGTCCAACATCACAGAAACCCACTCAGAAGCTTTCATGACTTTTtcacaacaagaaaacacacgAAGGCAGCGTTTAATATTCTATCTGTTGCCGTTACAAaggttttttgtctgacttttgctgttttttgtcttatttttgtcattttgtcttttgcttttttgttgagcatcatttgtgtcgttttgtgttttttttgtctcacttgtgttgtctattttttggtcatttgtttctcgcttttgtcattatttgtctcgtttttggttttgtttcatgtcgtctgcatcatttttgtcgttttgttgctcattttggtaatattttgtcttgtttttgttgttttgtctttttgtttctcgcttttgtcaatttttgtctaatttttgtcatttgtccatttttttgtcactttgtaatttttttgtctaactttttgtctctttttttgttttgtttcctgtcgtttgtctcgctcttttgtcgttttgtctcgcgttgtcacattttgtcttatttttgttgtttttgtcagaattttgtggttttgatcctccagtaaatcctctcttcagttccagatgacgaaatgttgtgttccttagtcgacactctgtgatctggaagttgtaatgtggaaatgatgaactgaggctgaatggtgatgaaattgaacttgtttttcttcataaacTTCAGGTTGtagatgtttagtaaaaagaggagttgtggttatttagaggttattatggtattattttattggttcagtccactggagatcaaattgggcttcATGTTTCTTCTAAACTAAAATCATTCTGAGTCACTGCCTGCCGTAAAGTTTCAGATCGTCTCCGTGAATCAGTTTAGACGACAAACGGTGGAACTGTGGACATCGGAGTCCAGCCGTTccttcttgtctttctcttgtCGTCATGTCGTtggaataaagctgcattttaaggaggCTTCTGGTCAAAGGAGCATCTGGTCATGCTACCTGATCACCGTCCTTTAAAAATCACACCTGACCAGGAGGAGGATTAACTCAGCTCCACAGTTTGTCACCACTTAAAACTTTCGGTGTACAATCGGCTAAACTGAACCTTTTTTAAACAAgagaaatgagatttttcactttttctccgAGTCAGAAGAGACGATTATTTGAACGCTGGACGTGTGTTTTTGCTCGGTAGATTTTAAACAAATTCCTCCAACTTCTGGAATCGTTGCTTAAATATACAACAGGTGAGTCTAGcaaagaaaagagcagaaaacagcTTCACTTTATATTTAGATGACTACAGGTACGACACTGTTAAAACTTAATGATTCTTCTTGAAGATAAAGTGAGTGACAGTAAAACTTTTTGTGTGGAATTTCCTAAATTGAATCatataatttagattttaaactTCTACTCTGAGTGCGTCTGAGCTGCGTTTGGATTTTTGTCCAGTAGATTTAGTAGATAACTTtatgaaaagctgcagaaatataCAACGGGTGATTTGAAATCATGAAAGGAGTCAGTTCGTAGATTCAGCTGAGGATTTTTCCAAccagaataatttaaataagGTGTAAAACTTTTGCTCTGACTCATAAAAGAAGAACATTCCTTCTGTGAACTCTGCAACCTGCATCTACCTCATCGTCATACTTCACCTGCACTGTTCATTTGTATTTGCACTAGGATGTTACTAAGTTgcgttttttaaatttttttatttcttttcatttgatttttattcttataCTACTTGTtctacatttgtatatatattttattaatacatttatctctaatttcttcttttttaatcagtttcttacgtcattgttgcactgcctgctctacagGCCTTTTTTAATttccccctggggacaaataaagttttctgaatctgaatttgTCAGCTGTGTTTCAAGTTtatgaaaagctgcagaaatatgCAACAGGTGAGTTTAAATCAGGAAAGAATAGTACAGCAAACAGTCCACAGCTTCAATTGAGTATCTGGTGACTACATGAATGATATTTGAGTCTTTTCCAACCAGAATAATAGAAATAAGGTGTGAAATTTTTGCTCTAACTCATAAAAGAAGAACATCTGGCTGCTATGTCCGTATTGTTGTTCAGTAGATTTAAACCTAGTTTCTTAAACTagatgaaaaactgcaaaaatgcaggaaaaatacAATGggtacattttaaatttggaaagaagaaaacagcaaatacatCTGGACGACATTTACGTCTTTTCCAACCAGAATAACAGAAATAAGGTGTAAAATTTTTGCTCTAATTCATAAAAGAAGAGCATTTGTCTGCTACGTCTGCATTATTGTTCAGTAGATTTTAACCCAGTACATAGTCAACAGTTCGTAGCTTAAGCTGTGCATTTGGACGACTACATCAACGGTTTAATAGAAATGAGGTGTAAAAGTTCTGCTCTAAGTCACAAAAGAAGAACATCTGCCAGCTGAGCTTAGAGTTTTGTTCAGCAGATTTCTGACCCAGTTTATTAAACTTTatgaaaaggtgcaaaaatgcaacaaaaacacacttaaatCTGGAAAGAAGAACACAGCAACAAGTTGAGTATCTGGTGACGACAAGGATGACATTTACGCCTTTTCCAaccaaaataatagaaataaggTGCAAAACTTTTGTTCCAACTCATAAAAGAAGAACATTTGCCTGCTATGTCTGTATTGTTGTTCAGTAGATTTTAACCCAGTTTATTAAACTTTatgaaaagctgcaaaactaTAAAACGGCTGAGTTTAAATCGGGAAAGAAGAACACAGCAAACAGTTCACAGCTTCAACTGAGTATTTGGTGACTACATGGACACCTTTTATGCCTTTTCCAACCAgaataatagaaataaagagTTAAACCTTTGCTCTAAAACATAAAAGAGGACTATTTCcgtgctgtgtgtgtttccagccTGATGCTAACTCTGCTGGATGGAGTCAGTCTGTGCACGATGCTGAACAGCCTGATGGACCCTGAAGTTCCACCGACTCTCTTACCTTGAAGCTTTCTCTTGTCAGCCATGGCTCTGACTACGACAATGTCCACATTCCGTCTGTCACCGAGTTAGCTGCGTGAAGGAGACAAAACGTGAATGAACACCTGCTCAGacagaacaaaatgaaactgaCGTTAGCTCCATCCAGCTGCTCGGTTAGCAGCACTAATAACCACCGCAGCTTCCCCATCCAAACACCACACCCTCCAAACGACCGTCTGTCTGTCGCTCTATCACCGTGAACCGACCGTCAGTCTGCGGCTCTATCACCGTGAACCGGATCGCTGATGTTACCGATCTGACTGACACGGTTGTCAGCTAAAATTAGCCAGCTAGCACGCTAACGTTATTGAGCTAACGTTAATGCTAGCCAATAGCTTAGCTCGATTACAAAACAAGCGCCACCGAGCGTTTTCATATCCATGCATCATCATTCTGGGGTCCGGCCCAGCTCTTATATGGTGGTTTTTTCGTTGTGAAAGACAGAATCTGCTGAAATCGTTAACCTGctagctaatgtggctaactgTCTGGCTAGCTAGCAGCATTAGCTTAGCCTGCTAGCCACATTTAGGAAAAAGGGAAACTGGGTCAAGCCGACCATCTAGATTTATACTTGTGCACGACATTTACCTAGGGTATGGGCTttcgtttgtctttttttcaaataGAGCCAGAACTAAGTCCAGAAAGTCTTCTTTACTTCcaaattgtgttttcttttcgaCAAGCTCGCTCACTGTGATGTAGCTGAAGATGGACGTTAGCTAAAATCCCACCTCCGCCTCTAGGCCCCGCCCTAAACCCGATCCAAGACATTTGATTGGACGGTGTTGACGTCTGTCACTACGAAATATCCGCTGGAATGGAAGCCAGTGATTGGCTGAGCAGAGTGACGACTTACAGTTAAACCTATTGACTGTATAATACCTTATTAgatttattagatattatttattatatggtTATTTATAATCTtttttatacagtctatggttaaACCTCAAAATACTCATCCTCAAGACAACTATTAAAGCGATTTTTTTATTATGCCAACATGTTCATTTTTGCTGGAAATTACAtcagcaaaagacaaaaaaaaccagcaAGACATTAATTACAGATGCTtcagattattattttattttatttttgttatttcaaattttgatgAAAAACGGCACGTCCAACATCAGTCAACCTTTTccaataaaaaagcaaaataacctaaaaatagattaaaatgatCAGTAACACTTCTACCATTATAgaacaaaaatccaaataaatctaaatttggCATGGCGATAAATAAATCCATGCAAAACTGGATCTGAAGCTcatattttgaaaaacatttctttaatcCCCCTcacatatttccatatttttttctttgaggaaatgagtctttatgacaattgattttttttaaattgttgccTCAAACTAAAACATCTTTCTGTGTGTCTGAACTATTATAAAGAAACGTAAGacaggtgtccaacatgaggcccgtgggccaaacccggtcctccagagggtccaatctggccctcaaagtgtaaaaattccagagaagacattaactgcagattgtaaattagtaaaactataaatttaaaatcatttctagaccatgataagttgtttggatcatgaaataaaatactagattgttcattgttcttttgtcattttgtgtctagtttttgtaatattttgtttttgtctttttttgtcgctttgtctcgtttttgtaatattttgtctgacttttgttgtgtgtctcatgtttttctcgtttcgtgtctcatttttgtaatattctatttagtttttttgtcattttgtgtctcgcttgtgtcatttatgtaatttttttgtctatttttagtacattttttgtcattttacattttttttgtctaaatttttgtctgttttgcttttttccccatgtcatttgtctcatttttgtcattttgtgtctcatttttgttatattttgtcatgtttttgttgtttttttgtctgacttttgtgattttgatcctccagtaaatcctctggttcaagatgactaaatgttgtgttcctttgtcgacactctgtgatctggaagttgtaatgtggaaatgataaactgagactgaatgttgatgaaatttaacttgtttttcttcataaatttcaggttgttgatgttttgtaaaaagataattccttaaatgtgaatatttctgcactaaaccaaaggaaccattaggagttgtggttatttctagtttattctgctgtggttttactggttttactggagatcagactggactggatgtggaacctggataACGTCATGTTTTCTACCCGTTATAATTACATCTCGGCAGTCAGAGTCACTCACCAGGTTGTCCACGACGCTGTTTACTGGTCATAAACATCAgcacaaaatatcaaaacacacaaatatatatacagaacAAATGTATGACTGATGTTCAGTCTGTTTACAGGTGAAACCACCAGCAGTCAAAGACGGTTTAATCTAACGGAGAGTTGAACTGGAATCAGTGGGACAGGGAGGTGGGACTGGGCAGCTCTCCAAACTGTGTTTCTGCCAACATGTCGGATTCAGCCTGAGAACAGAAGACAAAGTCAGGAATCAGTTATTCTGCAGATAAACCAATGATTAAAGGACTGAAGGTGTGTTCAAAAAGTTCTGAGACTgtctataaaaatgaaaaactgtgatGTAAATATGGCTGCTGTCCCCGTCGGAGTGTTCTCCTGGTGCAGCAATGCTCTGCTCCCAGCACTCCTGCAACACTTGGAAACACTTGTGTCTCTCTCTAGtcgttttgggtttttttgtggttgttttgtgtctctgtggtagttttgggtcattttgtggtcattttgtgtctctttgttgttgttttgggtctctttagaatagaatagaatagaatagaatagaatagaatattctttattgtcattatacaatgtataatgGTTATTATGCTTGTtatgtgtcattgtgtgtgtgtttatggctgttttgggtaattttgtagtcattttgtgtctctgtgattattttgtgtctctttgtggttgctttgggtcttttgtggtcattttgtgtctctttgtggttattttgtgtcttattgtggtcattttgtgtctcattgtggtcattctgtgtcttttcatggtcattttgtgtctgtggctgttctgggtcattttgtgtctctttgtggttgttttgtgtctctttgtggtcgttttgcatctctttgtggtcattttgcatctcatggtcgttttgcgtctctttgtggccgttttgcATCTcgttgtggtcgttttgcatctctttgtggttgttttgcatctcattgtggtcgttttgcgtctcgttgtggtcattttgcgtctctttgtggttgttttgcatctcgttgtggtcgttttgcgtcCCTTTACAGAAAATTTTGGTTCTTCCACTGTTAAACTTCTGTTTGGTCCCAGAGATTCTCCTGTGGTCACCATGACGATCAACCATGAAGTGATTTTACTGAAACATCTGGAACTCAGATCCTGGTGCTGACCTTACTGCTGCACCACAAACAACCTCAGAACTTTCTGATCACTCCTCGTAGATGTTCCCAGCAGATTCTCCACCTACCTGCTGGTCTTTGTCCTTCTCTTGTCGAGGAACCCGGTGCCTCTTCTTCTTCGGTCCGGCTGCAGATGAAGTGGATCCAGACACTCCGTTGATCCGTTCGTCCTCGGctccagcagcaggatccacatGAGCTCCAGACTCATCCTGGAACAAGTGCAGGAGAACATTTCTAAACCCAACAGCATCTAATCAGCTTCGCTACGCTTATTCATTCTGGTACGTCACACAAAACTAATTCTGTTTCAGAGCAGTCAGTGAGCTGCCAGAACAGATTACCAGCCGGCCAGCAACGCTCTAAAGGGCCGCAGTTCGCTGGTTTTTAGTCACGAAAATGGGTTTTAGATGAAGCAACttatgttcaggtgttctttcaattaaaatgtacaattttaaactcatattgtgcattttaaaagcaaaagaaagatTTTATAGCTTCAGGATGAGCAAACAGAtcctgcaaaagaaaaacaacaaaagaatgaGCAGCTCAACCAATTCTCTACaactgacaaagaaaaacttagtctgagaggaaaaccatagctactggatgaataaataaatgcagcatggctcagaaacatgttggagatccatccagcatggagaaatatctactgatgatgagcagaggagagaggaaaggtcTGGAAACATAGAGATATTCATGTTCAAAAAGtctcaaaatttgacaaaaatatgattaaaattatttttgaagtgtccaaaatgactgaatttgtccaaattgacatAAACTTgccaaaaattattaaaaacattttcaaaattatgcaaaacctGTTATAAAATTCATCCACAATGTCCGAGATCACTCAGAATTGGTcatgaatgaaaagaaaatttgtccagaattagtGAAAACCTGTTGGAAATGAATCCatagttgtccaaaatgaataaaaaactgtaaaacaaatgcggcatggttcagaaacagtgaacagaggagataGCTGTTGTCAGGTAGCTTGTAAATTCCGTCCATCCGATtataaaaatcacacaaatgtttGAAGATGATTTTAAAGAACTAAAGACCGAGTCCTTACAGATCCTTACCTCCAGCAGGATGGTGAGCTGAGCGTTCCTGTAATCGTCTCCATGAGCGTCTAAAGTCTTCATGAGGAACCTGTCGAGATCAACAGGAAACTCAGGAAACCTCTCAGACAATCTATAAAACTGTAGATGCTGTGATGAAGGTTCGTACCGTCGTTCTTTCTTCAGACGTCGTGTGATTCTCTGGACCTGGTGAAGACGCCCCAGGATCTTCTGATTCACCTGAACACAACACGCCATTACactctgcagtcattttgtgtctctttgtggttgttttgtgtctctttgtggttgttttgtgtctctttgtgattgtttcgggtatttttgtggttgttttgtgtctctttgtggttgttttgtgtctctttgtggttgttttgtgtctctttgtggttgttttgtgtctctttgtgattgtttcgggtatttttgtggttgttttgtgtctctttgtggttgttttgtgtctctttgtggttgttttgtgtctctttgtggttgtttcgggtatttttgtggttgttttgtgtctttattatGTGTCACATTCTTTTATGAATTCACTTTCTAGAATACCTATTTCTATATTTACAGTACTATATTGTACTAATATCTTAGCTATTTTCTCTATGTATACTGTCTCTATATATCTATGGCTACTGTATTTATTCTCATGTTATGTAATTTAGATTTTCCTTTAACTTTCATAAAGTTTTATCCAACTGTATTCACACTGTGTTCAAATTAACTGACACTCACCTGTTCTATTTCTTTACACCTCCTGTTCAGAGCCAGGTATTTCCTTTTGTCCAGAGCTCGTCTGTCTTGGTCTTCTTGCGTCGTGTTCTCCAGCAGCTCGCTGCCTCCTGGACCCAGCTCCACCTGAAGGAAACGAGGCTGGTTTGGTTCTCTGTTTGAATCTGTTCAAATGAAGCTCTGCTGCTTTATTCTGTCACAAAATAACGAACGTCACGGGAAATAAATCAAGCAGATGTGTATTTTGTGTGGAACATTAATGGATGCAGCGACAGTCAGAGCTGACCTCCAACCATCTGCTGGGAAGAGTCTGATCAAGCTCTGCTCTCACATGCTGGCGTCACATTTAGAGAACATTTAACTGGGATTCAGGTTCTCTTTAATGCTCAGCACTATACTGAAGGCTTAGCTGCAGCAGAATATTGTTTATATGTGATAATATTCCACAAGATCTGCACAAACTATctatttttgttaattatttttattttattttggtcaatatataattacaggactttctgtatcatagtcgacatttttgctgttttcaggcctataaccaaacaccacatagcattttagagaaagattcttctaaatattagatAAACAACTGAGTAGTATGTGAAGTGATTTCTagagatattgtagtaaacctgttgactactttatattaaataactcagaaagccttggagtctggccagtctttccTTCAGGacgaaatgacatcatgtggagcaggtcatgtgatctggaattaacacacttcctggagaggtgtctttgtaatggggaacttagtggaaagggatttaatttgttattttacatataaaatttgatatattgccaaaaaagaaatatctgtcatgattatctcaacttaataaaagaacacaatccaaactatttctgaatcaactcattttattattgtgtagctcattagaaggtggttggtattaaattcagacgcttatttagttgatattttagtgatatccagtcattttttatgatgTGATTtatgtgattgtttccataataaataattatggaatttgtaaagacatgatcataatgaacatagaaacattaggttttatttttaataaaaatgtatgcagatatatcccatggacttcagaagtccatCAATTATAGACTGACCCATTTCATCttattattctattctattctattttatttaattttatttgttatatctgctgtgtttaggacaataaagttcttgaatcttTTTTTACTGCTTGATATAAAAACTAAAGCGATAGAGAAGTCTGCCTCTTTAAAGATCATTCAGTGTGATTTACAGGTTCTCAGACAGGCTGGGTTTTATTCTAACTGTATTTCCAGTGTCAGTGAGTTCACCTCTCCTGGTCCCAGCTCCACTCCACCAGGCTCCAGTTCTGCCTCCAGGATGTGACCTCCGAACAGAGGAGGCAGAGCCAGGCCAGAGAAATCCTCCATCATCtggaaagaaagaataaaaggggtttgaaaatataaaatgatgcaCTGTGTATGAATTAACCAAGCCCAACGGAGTCACCATAAATTATTACTGtccattttgtttctttcagtgaAACTCTAATGTCTGTGTGTCAGTGAATGcaacatttacaaaaagaaaGTTCAAAGAACAGATTCTGACGTTCAGACacgt
This genomic stretch from Amphiprion ocellaris isolate individual 3 ecotype Okinawa chromosome 9, ASM2253959v1, whole genome shotgun sequence harbors:
- the tfpt gene encoding TCF3 fusion partner, translating into MMEDFSGLALPPLFGGHILEAELEPGGVELGPGEVELGPGGSELLENTTQEDQDRRALDKRKYLALNRRCKEIEQVNQKILGRLHQVQRITRRLKKERRFLMKTLDAHGDDYRNAQLTILLEDESGAHVDPAAGAEDERINGVSGSTSSAAGPKKKRHRVPRQEKDKDQQAESDMLAETQFGELPSPTSLSH